TATTTTAACACCATATAAGGCACTGATGTGCTCGCTGTATCTATGGAAACCTCTTGTTAAGCTTGAGGTgtaacattgtgtgtgtgtgtgtgtgtgtgtgtgtgtgtgtgtgtgtgtgtgtgtgtgtgtgtgtgtgtgtgtgtgtgtcattccaGTCTGACAGCTTGGGGGGAAGAAACTTTTCCGTAGTCCTGTAGTGAGGGCCCGGATGCTCTGGTACTTTTTCCAGAAGGCAGCTTCTAAAATCTCAGATGAAATGCATGTGAATTGTTGGACAATTTCAGATGATCTAAAGTACCCCAGTGACTGACTCAGGGTTTAAATGAACTCTCCTTCTGGAACAGAAAGGCCAgagtttccttcttttctttttttgagttgAACTTTTTTCTTGAGTTCTTGTAtaagaaaatagaaaagtgaGGGGAGAATGTAAGATTGCTATAGGGTCAACACGTGTGGTGCTTTTAACTTGGAGCCGAGATACCACATGCTTTAAAAAGAATGAGTGACAATTCCAAGTCAATAGCCAGGATTGCAGTATGTTGGTCTATTTTCTAATACCAATGAGAAAATGTGCTGCTGAAAAGAGCTGAAGTAATCTACAGtagcagagaaaacaaaagcatgaacaacattttcatgacatTTAAATCTGGAGATGGCTGTTATTGAGAGTATGgccttttctcatttctctcacattttatgcttccatttctttcttctccACCCTTCTGCCTGTAATTTGGAAATTTATCTCAGTGTGTTGCCTTAAAGGAATTCCTAGTTCCTAAAATACATCTGGAGGAGATGGGAATGAGGACCTCTGCAGAAGGAGCTATAAGCAAAGATTAAGCAGCAACTTCAGGGgctgaaaactgaaacaaacataaaagaacCACCCTTAGTGAGGATGCAGAGGTGGTCCGCTTATCTGTAAAGTATAAAAGAACCATGACACACCAGGAATATAACGCTAAGGGTTAAAATCATGTGTACAGAGTGTGTTAAGGGTTAATAATATGTGtggataaattaaaaacataagctataaaaaatatttaaggtTATGATCATGTAAAAATCACAGataattttgagttaaaagcaGGAtgagttttttaaaattttgttgtgTCTTTAAGTACAGATGCTGGGTTTGGTTGTACTTGACTTATGTTACTCAAAGATGCCACTAGATGGCGCATACTGCTCAGGATGAATGCAAAACCTTGTTAGAGGcaagtaaatgaaaataaatagtatatgaatatataaagaGTGTTGATATTTTGTAGCCATAAAATCAAAAATTGTTTATATTCTTTGCACTTTAAGCACTTGTTGGCCATGTCTTAGAACTGATATGCCTTTCCTGAAGAAAATGTTGCACGCTTTGTTTTGTAGGGAAATACGTTACCATACTGAAAAAAGGGAATTTCATCATTACTGTCATAACCTGATTTTGACTGCTGGAATGAGAAAACTGTTGTTTGAGCAAGCAACTTAAAAACAGCCCCAAATAATATGTAAACTGTAGTGTGCTTGTTGAAAGTGAGCATGCAGACTGCTTGTAATTTTAAGCTATAAAGACTTTTGTATATTGTTTTTAGGAACCCTTACACGTGCATTGTTATTGTGTACTTAAGGAGTGTTCGGGGACTTTTGACATTAGCATTAGAACCACTGAAGCTAGTATAAAACAAATGATTTGGTCAAAATAAACATTCTGACTTGATGAACGTGTCGGATAAAaactcaaaaagaaaataaatgatctCATGCAAgacagggaaaaaataaatttactAAGCAAAAAGACGTACATTTTTCAGCAAGAATACAAAGTACAAAAAACATGGTTTAAAATGGCATTTTGTGAAAGCACTAAAAGGAAACTCCAAAGATCATTTGTCACACTTTGGCTGTACACTTTCAAATATATGTGGCCAGACAATGTCAGTGTTGGCCATCTGCCAAATGGAAACTTAAACCgttaaaaatctgcaaaatacATCAagaatacagtaaaaaaaagttaagcCACTATATTTACTACTACAGCTAAATGTCATTGGGCAAGATTTTATAGTAAAGAAGTATAGACATCTAAAAATTGCTTAACCATGACATTTTTCTAATATGTGTAATCATTAAACTATTGCAGAGCATTATATTCAGAGGTAACATTTTCATCCCTGTAAGATTTGATTTGTTAATATTTGTGAAGTTTACAACATAGAGGAAATTTTAATTCAAAAATTAATTCAAACACAAAATGgaaatctatccatccatcaattACATCTGAAGAGATCAATATTTATCCTTAGCAACTATACAAAAGAATTCCTCAATTATCATCTATTATGTCATTCACAGTGGAGTACACTGCCTCATCTTCCCCTTCCTTCTTTTCTGGTTCACAGTGTTTCATCTCCCCCTCCAACATTTTACCGTCGTCTCCATCATCATctacttgttctttttttattatcctCTTTATTTCAGCGTACTCCGTCTTTGTGCTTTCTTGCGTCCTTGCTGGCTTTGTTTTTAACAGGGAAAAATCAATGGTGGCATATTCCACTTCTTTTGTCCCACTGTTTGAGTTCAGGGTCTGGTTGTTTTGTAATGCTTGACCATCATATATCTGATAGGTACAAAGTAAATTGTTTCAGTCATTTATCAGCTACAGGCAGCCCAACATTGTGCAAACTATCCATTTATCTAGTGTGTATTCTTTCATGCTTCAAAGGGTGTGAGTTCTGCGCCATATTCTAAGTCAAGCTATCCtatttgtttggtttctctctccatctgtccCTTCCTGCGTTGTGCTGGTGTAAGGGGTGCACCTGTAAATTGCTAGGCAGTGTTAAACGTCGCCTAGCAGAATAAAGGCAGCGTCACTTTATTCTGAAGCCTCTGCCTACCATTACAGCTATGCCTTGTTGTCAGCCCATGTTTTCAATGATGCACCTATCTAAAGTTGTATAATATGTAGTGTTCATTAAAGGATTGGCTTTTCATTTCTGGAAAACAATCAACTTTCCTGACACTGTCTTGCTTGACACTgtcttgtgtgttgttgtttagtGTAGTCCTGATGGACTGAGCTGACTTATTATTGTTTCACCTGATAGCGCTGTGCAGTGAGTGGTTAGTTTGGTGGGGTGGTTTGTTTTAATATAAGAGgtggttcagtgtgtgtgtgtgtgtgtgtgtgtgtgtgtgtgagagagagagagagagattcctATCTACATACTATGCATATACATCTGCCTTTATGTAACACAGAGATgtgaaagatttttatttttatgccttGAAATGATGAGTTTTATCCAGTGGAATCCAGTGTGGATTACCAGCAGCAGTAAGACTTCTTCCAAATGTATGCAAGATATTTGTGCAGAAacccattttattattttaagttatatCAAAAAAGATGAATCAACATAAATACCAGTGGGTCATCTGGACGTGTCAGCATCACAAAAGTGTCATTCAAATGTCCAGAACTCGTCATTTCTTTCCTGTAGAAAAGGGCATATTTACAGAAACAATGTCGAAATGAATCTTAATTTGCATCTACACGGaaacattaataataactacaaaaataaattcTGTACCTGTAGCACTTTTTTGCCAAAAAGCAAACACCTGATGAAAGAACTGCACCAATcaaaaatgcaatgataattTCCAGAAATTGCCACCTAAGACCCGATGACGGCTCTGCACTCGAaggaaacaacatgaaaaacctGTTAACTCACATATTGAATTATATACAGCACACCTAATGGCTAGTCTAATGATTGTCTTAATTACATAGGTCATAGATTACATGGGTCCAAAAATGGTAGTAAAAATGTCAAGTGGTTAAAAGTGTTACAGAAagggttttaatttaaaacaacagcaacaaccaaacaaaacttACCATCTTTTTTGGACAAGTTGTTATTGATCAGCAGGTTCTCTCTTACTTCTCCATTTCCATTGTTGCTAACACATTCAACAGTGCTGTTGCCATGGTTTTTTACAGTGAGACTGACAGTGCTGTTGACTGTGTGGTTTGATACACTAGTAATGACAGAGTACTCAGTGTGGTGATTCAACAGAGGCCATGTGATGTTAGGTAAAGGAAAGCCTTCACTGATGCACACACAGGTCAAACCCTCAGACTGAAGCACACATCCTGAGCCATTCTGTATCTTTGTATGCCCTGTAAACATGTAGTCAGAATCATAAAACAGGACACGCTGCAAGCTATAATGTTAGTGAACTTCAGGTTAAAAATACATGCCATCTACTTACAAGTCACAGTTACATCAACATATGAAGGCACAGCTGTGTCCAGATGTTTTACTGTACAGATGTACTGCCCTGAATGTTCTGATGTTACATTATGGATGACAAGTGTAGCTGATCCAGTGTCATTGTGCAGCTTTGTGTTAGAACTAAGTTTAGACCACACAATCACGGATGGAGGAAAACTTTCAGCACTGCAGGTCAGATTCAGAACATCTCCCTCCTTAACAGTTGTATTCCCCATGATCTGATGTGTCCTGTTATCTGCAAAATacatttcagtgatttcagTGGTATATTTAAGGAGAGGGCAAGTTACACTGACATGTAATCATTCAACCAGAAAAATGGATAAGAATGATAACAACGCGAGTTTAATTAATGCAAAGTGTAAAATGCcacaaatgtcattaaaatgcaaattacAATTTGGTCACTGTACAACATCATAATAGTTTTCAACAGGCTCTTAATACATTTCCTCTTACTTCCCCTGTATAGTGCAGTCTACAGTGTTCCTCTTTCTAAGCAAATTTTTACTCTACATCATCGTCTTCAACTtatcaaaattattttaaatgacatttttgaaAAGTACAAGTCGTCAGTGGTATCACTGTCTGAACATTTCAAAGCCAATATACACAGATATTGAGATGATATCACATATTTAATGAGGTGTGGCTGTAAGAGTTATTCAAAAGAATTACACTAATCTAAATGCACCATTTCAGGTACCAGATGAAACGAATATGACCACTGCTAAAAATCTTCTGCTTAAAAGCACAAAGTTTTGTACTTACATATCACTGTGATATTGATATCCTTCTTCAGGGTATTGTTCATATATGTAACTGCACAGATGTACTGTCCAGAATGTTCTGGTTTCACATTCTCAATGACAAGCCTGGCTGATCCAGAATAACTGTGCAAGTTTGTGTCAGAACCAAGTTTAGACCACACAATCAGAGATGGAGGGAAACTGTCAACACTGCAGGTCAGATTCAGAACATCTCCCTCCCTAACAGTTGTATTCCCCATGATCTGATGTGTCCTGTTATCTGCAAAATACATTTCAGTGAGTTCAGTGGTATATTTAAGGAGAGGGCAAGTTGCACTGCCATTTTCTGTTCAATCAGAAAAATGCCCGAACGCCcctcaaaaaacataaaaaaaaatcacatcttGCAAAGCTGTGTAGATGTTAACTTGCAGGATAAGAATGATAACAGCGTGTGTTTAAGTAATGCAAAGTGTAAAATGCCACAAACATCAATAAAATGCAAATTACAATTTGGTCATTGTACATTATCATAATAGTTTTCAAAAGGCTCCTAATACATTTCCTCTTACTTCCCCTGTATAGTGCAGTCTACAGTATTTCTCTTTCTAAGCAAATTTTTACTCTACATCTATAAATAATAAGATGTACATTTGTACATCGTCTTCAacttttcaaaattattttaaatgacatttttgacatttatgaaaaataCAAGTCGTCAGTGGTATCACTGTCTAAACATTTCAAAGCCAATATACACAGATGTTGAGATGATATCACATATTTAATGAGGTGTGGCTGTAAGAGTTATTCAAAAGAATTACACTAATTTAAATGCACCATTTCAGGTACCAGATGAAACGAATATGACCACTGCTAAAAATCTTCTGCTTAAAAGCACAAAGTTTTGTACTTACATATCACTGTGATATTGACATCCTTCTTCAGGGTATTGTTCATATATGTAACTGCACAGATGTACTGTCCAGAATGTTCTGGTTTCACATTCTCAATGACAAGCCTGGCTGATCCAGAATAACTGTGCAAGTTTGTGTCAGAACCAAGTTTAGACCACACAATCAGAGATGGAGGGAAACTGTCAACACTGCAGGTCAGATTCAGAACATCTCCCTCCCTAATAGTTGTAACACCACTGATTGTAATTTCTTTCATATCTGTGagataaaaatacacattttacaatcatgttatttccttttcagaatctgctgatgattcaatagattttaaaaaatgcaaacaataaATAGGAGGTTGCAAAGTACTCACGGTTTACATGTACAGTCAAAGTCTCCTCTGTAGATTTTCTACCTGTGAAGTTGATCTTGCAAGTGACACTGGTGTTATGGTGTTCAGCTGAAGGATTAAAGGTCAAAGTTGagatgtgtctttgtgtgaaagtCGTCGGATTGTCAGTGTTGAAGTCAGTCCTGTTTCCTGTAATGTAAGATTCAGTCCCTCCTGCTCCTCTCCATGTCCAGGTGATTTCAGGAACAGATCCAGAGCAGAGACCAGGAGCAGTGCAGGTGAGTGTGGCCTGCTGTCCCTCAGACAGTGTGGGAGTCATTACTGTGGGCTTCTGACTAAGACCTTATGGAAATAAATTGCATTAATGAACCCAAATTAACTACCGGAAGTTCATCTAGCACATTAATCTGGGTTCAAATAATAAGCTATTTAGTGAAAAGGGTCGTTTTGCCAGGAACTGCTGCAGTTCCTACCAGCTACCATAGAGGTCAACAATTCCCCAGAAGAGTTAATACTTCATTAAGACCATAAAAATCCTAAATATGTTATTATACATGACTTTTTTCTACATGATTGGCCTTGGAATAGCTTTTCATACCTTTAACAGAGACAGTTACTCTTGGAATGAATGTGAATCCATCTTGTTGTCCATTCATTTCACCAGTAACTCTGAGCTGATATGATCCAGAATCAGACTCTTTCAGATCGTTAATGATTATGCTGCAGTTGTTCTGACTCACATCAGGCTCCAAACGTGAGACTCGTCCTTCAAACCCAGACTGagcttttttgtctgtgtttttgttgctgtgaaatattatttcatcATCACTGCAACTGTGTTGAGATGTTTCACATTTGTACCAAACTGTATGTTTGGGTGTAAACTCATCAGCAGTAGTGAAAGAACACGGGATCACAACACAGAGTCCAGCCTCTGCTGTTAGTTCTCGCTCACTCAGAGTAACACAGTATCCTTTGTCACAGTGTTGCTGGCCCCAGGCTGAAGCACCTGTTAATGCAAAGGGAAAGATAAATATAATGATATATCACAGTAACTTGTATTTTTTACACaaggtgtttgtttgtgctatATACAGCAACTATAGTTTTCACATTTCATGGTGTATTATATCCAGGTTATGAAATCTGCCTGGATATTAGTTAACAGTATCTCGAGACATGTTTCACAAAAGATTAAATTAATTGTTAAAAAGCCAACAGATGATAGTAAAGGCACAAATTTATGATGAATTGTGAGTGTTAATAAAATCTTATCATCTGGATAAATTTCAGAAAAAGAGTGTtacatacaaatataaaaaaaatcaaatacaaaTATAGTAGAATTACATGAAAGGAGAAGATACAAACCTGTGCCAACAATGCTGCcttttacagagaaaaacagatttgCCCAGATGAGCACAAACATGTTCGATGCTCGAGACATTCAGTCTCTCCCTCCACAGAATAACTTGTCCAGCAGAGGAGCAGCCTCTGCTGTTAGTTTTTGTTCACAAAGGATAACACAGTATTCTTGAGACTGCTGTCTTCCACCAGTTTTGCAACCTAATTACAAGAATACAGAAgagtcaaaatgttttttagcaTTGCTGCTCTCAGAGAAAAGCAGAATACCCCAGATGAGAACAAATGTTCGATATGTGACACGTTCAGTTTATCCCTCCACAGAGAAACTTGAACGCAGATGATGTAAAGATGCAGAACTAAAACAAGGGATTGTCCACATTTTACACAAATTATCTTAAAGGATGTCACATAATTTGCTAGCAGTCATATGTATAAACTCGGTCTTAATACATAGCTGTATCATTTAATTAATACAACAACAGAAATAAATGTAGAAACAGTCCACCAGTTTTTTTGTCCAGCACAAGTAACTTTTGTCAGCAGTGCCATATAGAAGAAAAGGtggaattgtatttattttttacctttttcctGTGTTTCTCGTTCTCTCTTCTCTCCACAGTGATCTCAGCTGACTGCCCtagtcgtctctattttctgtttcttccttGTTTTTGCACCAAGATATAAGGAAGTTTCTCAGCACACGTTTAAATGTTACTGAGCAAGACTGGCTTCAGTAAAAGCACCATCTTATATCACACTATGTAAATGTATTTCTCACTACTTAAGCACTGAGaaatgcagctgttttatttgcttaaaaAAGACCCTCTACTGCTGAATCTCTGCATAGagagtattcttttttttcttgataacTCGAAGCTGGTAAAAATTAAGGAATTGGAACTGGTGAAGAAACCTCATGTTACTGACAGTGTGTGGTACATGCACAGTCGTGGCTGCAAGTTTTGGCTGTGGcataaagtttcttttttgtgtacTTTGCTGATCTTTTGCTGTCCCTTGCATTTAATGTCTCACTGTATGTATACATTCAAAACAGAAGTAGCAACAAATCCAAAGGCAACTACCCGACTGTAGGCCACAAATGATCTGAAATCACATTACTGGCacactggtacagcacatgtgagtgaaagcttcacaagcaacagtgGTGTGTAAATTCAAGAAACATAAGAAAcatgtttccctcctgtttttctttccctcctttGTGTATTTAATGTGTCGTCCTTTGCTCTTTGTTGCGTTGTCCCCTCACggtgctgtgtttttcttccatGCTCCTGGTAATGTTCTGGTTCTCTGTTTCCTGGTTTTCTAGTTTGCGCtacatgttttgagtttctagtttagttttcttgtattttattttcaagtttttctacagcaataaagctgccgtTTTGAGTTTATTCCTTTGTGTATGTGTCTTGCTTTTGGGTTCTTCATCCTGCCTGGCACACATCACATACTTTGACATTCTTGGGGCTTTAGCAGATTTCAAAGTTTCATACACGCCTTCATATTGCAGAGTTCACATAAGTAATATTTTTACGTGCATCAAAATAAGTTGTATTTAAAAGGAAATCTCACAATGTCTATGTTACcgttttattttaatatcaatATTCAATAAgccaaaaataactaaaactagCAACATGTACAGTAAATTTAATGGTCAAGACAAAGGGTGTTTTCACATCCTCTTTTaagctgaaagagaaaaagtgtTGAATAGAcagttgtgtgtgtttagctgTTTCTTTGAACCACCAAGTAGTTCAGAGAAACAGCTTGCCACTGGCTTTCATGTTGGCAAAATGATTGTAAGTCACATATTTTGTCCAACTGTGCTTCAATGCTGTGGCTGTGTTTGGCAAGGCACACACAGACGTTTCCCTTCCTATAAAATTTAAGTAACattgttacttaaaaaaatactcagggaagttcagttaacgctagaaatgtgctttggagtttgtacgtgctttgtctctaggggccaccgtatgtaaatatatataaataaaaccacggtttatttttttacattaataattccttttgtgcataattttacattgttgttaataataaattaattaaagcaacaaaacaacctgaagagccggttgggagccgaaagagccgactctttttagtgagctgagccgaaagagccagttctctaaaaagagccggaaatcccatcactactctgTTGCAGTGTCTGCTTGTGAGTCTGTCtgtaagttcagtctgtgtttcctgttttgttttgaaagtccgtgtctcatgttagcatgtctggttttgcttcctttgtctcgtcaGCCCTGATGCGCCCCAgctgtttccctcctgtctcccattccctgattgctcctctgtgtatttaagccccgtGTTTTCGTTTGTTTGTGTTGCGATTTACCCTCATCTTGTaatgtgtgttctgtctgcctatgtgagtttattttgtaactTTCAGTGTTGTTCCTTTttagttcagcattaaagctggttttaatttcacattttgCCTCAATTAGTTTGCACTTTGCGTCCTCCTTACCACCATTCCTccctgcacacagccttcacATGACATTTTCACCCACCTTAATAGGTCTTGCATTAGTATAGAGTGTGTGTCCAcaccagatcctggaatttcATCTCTCAAACTCTTCCTCTCTAGGTCTTGAATAGTGTCATCTGGTTGGTTAACTCCGAATTACAGAGTAAGCTTTCCTCCTTAAACTTCCATAATACACACATCCAGCAAACTAACAAGTTCCTATTCTGTACTATCAAAACAAATCCACATAAATCctaattaaaatgaatactCCTTCTgacaaaatgtaattattacaAAAGCAAAGCCATTTAGACGATGTTAAAtctattttcctttaaaatattCCTTTCTCTCACTGGAGTCTGCAGCTGCAACCAGATGCAACTGTGTTGTACCACCTAGTGATGGGTCCAGCAACACTGACGCACCGGCACATGTATCAAGCTCACAGAGCGAAACCTGTATCGGTGCGTGTGTCGCTTTAAGAAAAAGTCACGTGATCGATACAGCTGCTGTATCGCTCATTGCCAACGCTCTAAACTGTGTTTAAAAGGTACCACATCTGCATCTGTCAACGGAATGTGTCGccaccaaaacaacaaaaacaaaattactcTCGCAAAGAAACAGATAATACATATCTCTCCATAAAAAAATGGAgcccaaaagaaaaagaaaagcttctgcTGCGTGGGATCATTTCAATCTTTTAACTGCAAATAAGGTaactgtttgtctgtctttgtttcagtgtaatCTATCAGAATAGGAAAAACAGCAATGTGACCTGCAGTGTAAAGTATTCATTACATTTTATGCAGGTTAAATGTCGCATCTGTTCTGCGGCGCTTtcttacacaaacaaaagcacctCCTCAATGTTTAGGCATTACAGagccaaacatgaaaatgaggagACAAACACACGGAGAATGAACACAGCTAGGCCTATATAGACATTGAGCAGCattgtcatcattttttttcattaatatatgttttattattttgaaatcaaGCATCTAGGAAGACTGTTTTTGACCAGGCAGtcctgaattttattttatttttttataaaagacAATCCCTTAGTATTGTGGAGAGTGTTGGAGAGAAACATTCCAAGATCAGAGGATCCTTTAACGTACAGGGGGAATAGGAAGACATCTTATCCGAACCTTTTCCACCTGCCTTTACAGTTTTTGTGTACCCCAGCTTCATCTGTGCCCTGTGAGCGTGTGTTTTCCAAAGCTGAGGAAATGGTGTCAAAAACGCAATGGACTGAATGCAAAAACATTGGATAAACTTATTTTTCGGAATAGAAATTTATAATAAACTCTGAGTCAAAtactacggtggcccctagagacaaagcacgtacaaactccaaaacacttgcaaactaaaaaacacgtacaaactccaaaacacttgcaaactccaaaacacttgcaaactccaaaacacttgcaaactccaaaacacatgcaaattccaaaacacatgcaaaccccaaaacacatgcaaattccaaaacacaacggaagtgctccaggacgctaggggcagtgttgagctcaatttgcaaaataaatggcaagtttgtctgtatgggacggtctagtctcTGTCGCGCTTCCCAGGTTACCTAGCAACCGtgatactaaccgctggaaacgtgtcatacaacttggtttgacagaaatgaaggagaacatattttgttcatttgtttgtttatttctacaagagctttgtgtgatttgataagtatctgaggctgagaccacaggacagtaaaacatgatttttgggcttcatttctgtactgaacagttatttcaagattagttagtaaataagaattagctgatgttgttcatgagactaaagtcatatcactttggtaatgtaaatataatatggccaatattatagttattatattaatcattattagctattacagcaCTGAACATgcactctgtgtcaaatactgagcttcagtacagattcaagttgcagttatttatatgtcttaacaccttaaatcttcactcaaa
The DNA window shown above is from Astatotilapia calliptera chromosome 11, fAstCal1.2, whole genome shotgun sequence and carries:
- the LOC113032099 gene encoding sialic acid-binding Ig-like lectin 12, with translation MSRASNMFVLIWANLFFSVKGSIVGTGASAWGQQHCDKGYCVTLSERELTAEAGLCVVIPCSFTTADEFTPKHTVWYKCETSQHSCSDDEIIFHSNKNTDKKAQSGFEGRVSRLEPDVSQNNCSIIINDLKESDSGSYQLRVTGEMNGQQDGFTFIPRVTVSVKGLSQKPTVMTPTLSEGQQATLTCTAPGLCSGSVPEITWTWRGAGGTESYITGNRTDFNTDNPTTFTQRHISTLTFNPSAEHHNTSVTCKINFTGRKSTEETLTVHVNHMKEITISGVTTIREGDVLNLTCSVDSFPPSLIVWSKLGSDTNLHSYSGSARLVIENVKPEHSGQYICAVTYMNNTLKKDVNITVIYNRTHQIMGNTTVREGDVLNLTCSVDSFPPSLIVWSKLGSDTNLHSYSGSARLVIENVKPEHSGQYICAVTYMNNTLKKDINITVIYNRTHQIMGNTTVKEGDVLNLTCSAESFPPSVIVWSKLSSNTKLHNDTGSATLVIHNVTSEHSGQYICTVKHLDTAVPSYVDVTVTWHTKIQNGSGCVLQSEGLTCVCISEGFPLPNITWPLLNHHTEYSVITSVSNHTVNSTVSLTVKNHGNSTVECVSNNGNGEVRENLLINNNLSKKDEPSSGLRWQFLEIIIAFLIGAVLSSGVCFLAKKCYRKEMTSSGHLNDTFVMLTRPDDPLIYDGQALQNNQTLNSNSGTKEVEYATIDFSLLKTKPARTQESTKTEYAEIKRIIKKEQVDDDGDDGKMLEGEMKHCEPEKKEGEDEAVYSTVNDIIDDN